The sequence TTTACTGCATCTACTGTTGCAACGCCGTTTTTATCAAGGCTGTCTTTCATCAAGGTTTTTGCAGGGTTCATAATATTGCCCCCGCCTTTATGGCAAGACGCGCAGTTTTTGTCAAAAACTTCATTTGCACTTACTGCGCCTGAAAATACAGCGGCGGAAGCGGTTAAGGTCAAGGTGGCAAGAAAAACTGATTTTTTCATAGGATTCTCCAAAAAGTTGCGTAACTTTATTTTGCTTTGATGCGGCTGAAGTTTATTGTTTTTGTCTTTGATGAACTTCAGTCTCTGTGTCTCCGGAGCCGGAATACTCGCATGTTACGGCCCATCGGGATCTGCCTTATAAGGGCCGGGTCATTGTAACGCCCGTTTCTTGCTATTGGCAAACCTGTAATGGTGTTTCCCTTTGAATTTAACAGGCATTTGCGGCGTGTTGATTTAAAAATTATACTGATAATGTTAACTGTCCCACATATTTCACATTTTTTGATTGAGTCTAAATTTATGACTGCTGCACATCATTACCATTCACTAAAATCGTTACTGAATCATCCTGGATTTTATGAAGGGGAAAATTGGTACAAAAAGACATTTGAAGCCGAGGAGTTAGTGATTTTGGAAGGCGAGGCCGGTCATGAAATTTACGCAATTCTGAGCGGCAAGGTTTCAGTGTGTACTCAGGTCCAGATTTCAGAATCCAGGAATATGCTTTCGGGGCTTTGCGAATTATTTGACGGGGAAGAATTTGCGCATTCCTGTTTTTTTGATGACGAACCGCACAGTGCGTCGGTTAAAACAATTACACCTTGTGAACTCGCAGTGATCGATGCGGCAAAGCTTAAGGTTTTTTTGCGGGATCATCCCGAAATAGGCTTCAACCTTTTGTATTATTGGATAACCATGATGTTGCCTCGAATTCGCCAAGGTAACAAACGTTTTGCCAGTCTGTTCAGTTGGGGGTTAAAAGCTCATCAACTGGATGTTTCCCTATAACTGATAATATCTGTCTTCTTCAGCAATAACGGCTAAGCGATGCTTTTTTCCTGTTACTCTGTTCATTCTGAAAATTTGTTCGATTGTATTAATGGTGGAGGATGTGCCGTTAGATTAAACTTTCCTCTTATACAAAACTTTTCCTGATTAGCAAGATGTTTCAGCTAAATCCCTAAGCGCCCGTCATGCCCGTCGGGAAACGGGCATCCAGTGCCATGGATGGTAGCTTCGAGCTATCCATGTGGTCCGGATTTCGGCAATCCCCCGGCATTCCCTGACCGGGGCAGGCTCTGCCGAAATGATGCGGTCGACTAGGGAAAAAAAGTTAGAGCTGAATTATCTTTATAATCAGTTAAGTATTTGAAAATTTAATAGGATAGCAATGACATTGATCACCCTAAAGGACTTGGAAGCCCACCTTTGGCATGCCGCGCATATTCTTACCGGCCCTATTGACGCCTCAGACTATAAAACCTACATCTTCCCTATCTTGTTCTTCAAACGTATTTGCGACGTGTACGATGAAGAATTTGCAGACGCGTTAGCACAAATCGGTGATGCGGAGCTGGCTAAAGGCGACATGTTTCACCGCATTCAAATTCCGGAACAATGCCATTGGCAACAGGTTTTTAATAAAACCAAAGATGTTGGTCAGGCGCTTAAAGAAGCATTTCGCGGTATAGAACTCGCTAATGAACGCTTGCACGGTATTTTTGGCGACGCGGGTTGGACCAATAAAGAACGGTTGTCCGATGAATTGCTAGGCACGCTGCTGAATCATTTCAACAAAGTGAATCTCGGCGTATCCAGTGTTCGCGATGATGACATGGGTCGTGCTTACGAATACCTCATCAAACGCTTTGCCGATAAAGCCAATAAAAAGGCCGGTGAGTTTTATACCCCGCGCACCATCGTGCGTTTAATGGTTAATATTCTTGACCCCAAAGCCGGTGAAAGCGTTTACGATCCTGCTTGCGGTACAGGTGGCATGTTGCTGGAAACCATCCATCACGTCAAAGAACAGGGCGGCGATCCTCGCTTGTTAAAAATCAAAGGCCAAGAAAAAAATCTCACCACCGAAGCCATTGCGCGTATGAATTTGTTTCTACATGGCATGGAAGATTTTGACATTGTGCGTGGTGATACCCTGCGTCATCCCAAATTCATCAAAGGCGATCATTTAGAAACCTTTGACAATGTAATTGCCAATCCGCCCTTTAGCTTAAGCGAATGGGGCTACGAACTTTGGCAAAACGATCCTTATGGACGTAAACAATTTGGTTTACCCCCGCAAACCAATGGCGACTTTGCTTGGGTACAACACATGTTTACCTCGTTAAACGATAACGGACGCATGGCCGTAGTTCTCCCGCATGGCGTGTTATTCCGTGGCGGCGCTGAAGGCCGTATCCGTAAACAACTGCTGGAACAAAATCGTATTGAGGCCGTTATTGGCGTTGCAACGAATTTGTTTTACGGCACCGGTATTCCCGCTTGCATTCTGGTACTCAGAAAACAACGTCCGTTTGACCATCAAAGTCATGTACTGATCATTAACGCTGAAGAAATCTTTACCAAAGGTCGTGCGCAAAACACTTTATCGGTTGCGCAAGCGGACGAGATTTATCAAATCTACCAAAGCCAGGAACAAGCTGGACCGCAGAATGCAAAGGAAATTGAAGGTGTCGCGCGTTGGATCAATCTATCCGAAATTGAAGAAAACGACTTTAACTTAAACATTGCACGTTACGTACAAAAACCGTTAGAAGAAGAAACTATAACCGTGGAACAAGCCTTGTTGGATTTTAAAAATAAACTGGCTGCCTTAGAGCAGGCTGAGCAAGAGCTGGAAGACCTGTTGATCAAAGAAGGCTTTGAAATATGATAAAAAATCCCAGTAGATTTTCTAACCTGGTAGTCGCTGTTACAGAGGATATAAAGACCCACGGCTATCTGTATAGCGGCATTTATCCAGATAAAATGGTTGAAATTGGCGCAGACTTAGCTGTTGGCGCTGGCAGGTTAACTCGGAATGTAGAGCGAACTGTTGCCGACTTCATTCAATCGTTGTCATTTGATAGTCAAGTTTTTATTTGGAGCGAGTGCTTTGCCACACGGTCTGAAAAAGATGACTTACTCAATCAACTGTCCAACCATATAACCGAAGGTGCCAAATTCAATTTGTTTGAACAAGAGCATATCACCGCCACACTTTGCTCCGCATTTACAGAGGCCGTGTTAGAAAAAGCCCGTATCGCCTATAGCAATTATCAGCAGGATCATTATTCAGAGGGTAGCCATGATATATAAGGATGGAATTTAAACAATCATGAACACCTTAAACAAAAAGAAACTAGAAGACCTCCTTTGGGGCGCGGCAGAATATTTACGCGGCCAAATAGATGCGTCCGACTACAAACAGTACATTTTTCCACTGCTATTTTATAAGCGGCTGTCGGATGTCTATTTGGAAGAATACAACGAGGCACTGCAAATTCACGAGGGCGATGCGGAATACGCCGCTATGCCGATGTTTCACCGCTTTAACATTCCAATCGAAGCGCGTTGGCAAGTGGTGCGCAATACCACCAAAAATATCGGTGAAGCCATACAAACCGCTTTGCGCTTAATTGAGTCCAGCAACGAACGTTTGCATGGTGTATTTGGTGATGCGCAATGGACTAACAAAGAGCGCCTGCCGGATCACCTGTTAGCTGATCTGATTCAGCATTTCAGCAAAATTCCTCTTGGCATCAACACCGTCAATCAAGACGATCTGGGCGAAGCGTATGAGTTTCTGATTAAAAAATTTGCAGACGATTCCGGCCACACTGCCGCAGAGTTTTACACTAATCGCACCGTCGTGCATTTGATGACGCGCATTATGGGTTTGCAGCCTGGCGAAACCGCCTATGATCCCACTTGCGGCACCGGCGGCATGTTGTTGAACGGCGTCATGGAACTGCGTAATCAAAACAAGGAATGGCGTAGTGTTAAGCTGTATGGGCAAGAGGTCAATTTACTGACCTCAGCGATTTCACGTATGAATATGTTCTTGCACGACATTGAAGAATTTGAAGTACTGCGTGGCGATACGCTCAGTGAACCCAAGTTTATTGAAAACGATCAGCTCAAGCAGTTTGATGTCATTTTTGCCAATCCACCTTACTCCATCAAAAAATGGAACCGCGATAAGTTTGCCGCTGATCCTTATGGTCGCAATCTGTATGGTGTGCCGCCGCAAGGCTGCGCGGATTATGCGTTTTATACGCACATCATCAAAAGTTTAAATCCCAAAACCGGTCGTGCTGCCATGTTGTGGCCGCATGGCGTATTGTTTAGAGATTCCGAGCAAGCAATTCGTAAGCAAATCATTGAAGCGGATTGGATTGAAGCAGTGATTGGTCTAGGACCCAACTTGTTTTACAACTCACCGATGGAATCGTGCATCGTGGTTCTGCGTCGTTATAAACCCGCAGACCGCCAAAACAAAATCCTGTTTATCAACGGTGTGGAACACGTCACTCGTGAACGAGCGCATAGTCGTTTATCGGATGAAAATTTAAGCGTACTGACCGAAGCGTACTTTCAGCCAGACAAACAGCCCACTATCGCGGCATTGGTGGCAATAGAGGATATTCGCGCGAATCAGCACAACCTGTCTATTCCGCTTTATGTGCAAAACGATAGCGGTCACGAAGCGCAAGACATCGAACACGCCATTGAAGTCTGGAAAATCAGCCGGGTGAAGTTAAAAAAGCAGACTGAGGCGTTATTCAAAAGTTTGGCGGAGTTGGGTTATGAATGATGAATTATCTCAAGAGGGTTTAATCAACAGCCCCGAAGAAAATTTGGCGCCTAAAGGGTCTCAAGCATTTGGATTGGTTGTTTTAGATAAACGGGATAACGAAAACTTTACCGTAGCTTTGAGCAAGATGCCTAATGTGGGTTCTGATGTCGATTTTGAAAGAATTAACGATGAAGATCAACAAAACCGTAAAGCAAAAGCACTGGCTGCGCTGCTAAAATATCTAGGCCGTATTAAAACTGAACTGTTTGATCGTGAAGCGTTACACTCCAGAGACAATAAAGAGGATTAACGATGAAAACCATTCTGTTAGAAGTTGAAGATGATAGTTATCAAACTATTCTGGATTTTATTAAATTATTACCTGAACAGCGCTGTCATATATTAGACGATGATGAGTTAACAAAAGAAGAGCATCACCATGTCCAAAAATGTTTAACCCAAATTGCGCAAGGCGATTACAGCGAGTTTGATGAGTGGGAAACGGTTAAATGAGTTATCGTTTGCTGCTGCATAAAAGTGTTACCAAGTTTCTTGAAAAGCTTAATGAAAAACAGCGTCAGGATATATCCGATAAATTAGAGTTGTTAAAAGACAACCCTTTTCCAAATCAGCAGCTGGATATAAAGATCATGCAAGGGTATGAAGGTTTATATCGTTTGCGTGTAGGTCAATATCGCTTAATTTATCAGTTAGAAGCGGATAAATTGCTTATTTTTATAGTAAAAGCCGGTAATAGAGGCGATATTTACAAAGGGACTTGAATGAGTAATGACAAACAGCTACCGGAAGGTTGGCGCATGGTTAAGTTTGGGGATATGGCAAAACATATTTCCAAGCGTGTGGAACCCAGTGAAACCGATTTAAATATCTATGTTGGGCTTGAGCACTTAGACCCGGATAGCTTACGGATAAAACGGCACGGCGTACCTAGCGATGTTGCAGGGCAAAAACTATTAGTCAAAAAGGGCCAAATCATTTTTGGTAAACGCCGAGCGTATCAACGTAAATTAGGTGTGGCAGATTGGGATTGTATTTGTTCTGCTCATGCTATGGTTTTAGAAGCCAATCCAAAAACAGTGTTACCTGAGTTTCTGCCGTTTTATATGCAGTCAGATGTATTTATGAATCGTGCCATTTCAATTTCAGAAGGTTCTCTATCACCAACTATTAAATGGAAAATATTGGCCATACAAAATTTCTTAATTCCGAACTTAGAGTACCAGGAAAATTATGTTCGCATATTCAAAACAAGACACAATTTATATGTTGAATATGAAAGTGCTATTGAGTCGGGCCTTAGAGCAATAAATAATATTTTATCTTATAGAAAAAACAGTAGGTGGAAGTCAGACAAGCTAGGAGATTTATTGGAAGAGGTAATTGATTATCGCGGTAAAAGTCCACCAAAATCAGATTCGGGAGTTCCTCTGATTACAGCAAAAAATATTAGACATGGATATATAAACGAAGAACCAAAAGAGTACATTCCTGAAAGTAAATACTTATTATGGATGAACAGAGGCATGCCAATGCCAGGTGATATTTTATTCACAACAGAAGCCCCGCTAGGAAATATAGCTTTTGCTCCAGCGTATAAATTTGCTTTGGGGCAAAGGACTGTTTGCTTACGCCCTGTTTTAGAAAAGGTATCATCGAAAACTCTTTTTTGGCTGCTTCAAACTAAATTATTTAAACATAAGCTATCAACTAGAACTACGGGCACTACTGCTCAGGGAGTTAAAGTAAAGGAGCTTTTAAATTTGGTAATAGATTATCCTCCAACGATTGATCAAATAAA comes from Methylicorpusculum oleiharenae and encodes:
- a CDS encoding c-type cytochrome, producing the protein MKKSVFLATLTLTASAAVFSGAVSANEVFDKNCASCHKGGGNIMNPAKTLMKDSLDKNGVATVDAVKAIVTNGKAPMPAFKASLDEKQIESVSAYVIEQAGKGWK
- a CDS encoding cyclic nucleotide-binding domain-containing protein produces the protein MTAAHHYHSLKSLLNHPGFYEGENWYKKTFEAEELVILEGEAGHEIYAILSGKVSVCTQVQISESRNMLSGLCELFDGEEFAHSCFFDDEPHSASVKTITPCELAVIDAAKLKVFLRDHPEIGFNLLYYWITMMLPRIRQGNKRFASLFSWGLKAHQLDVSL
- a CDS encoding type I restriction-modification system subunit M — encoded protein: MTLITLKDLEAHLWHAAHILTGPIDASDYKTYIFPILFFKRICDVYDEEFADALAQIGDAELAKGDMFHRIQIPEQCHWQQVFNKTKDVGQALKEAFRGIELANERLHGIFGDAGWTNKERLSDELLGTLLNHFNKVNLGVSSVRDDDMGRAYEYLIKRFADKANKKAGEFYTPRTIVRLMVNILDPKAGESVYDPACGTGGMLLETIHHVKEQGGDPRLLKIKGQEKNLTTEAIARMNLFLHGMEDFDIVRGDTLRHPKFIKGDHLETFDNVIANPPFSLSEWGYELWQNDPYGRKQFGLPPQTNGDFAWVQHMFTSLNDNGRMAVVLPHGVLFRGGAEGRIRKQLLEQNRIEAVIGVATNLFYGTGIPACILVLRKQRPFDHQSHVLIINAEEIFTKGRAQNTLSVAQADEIYQIYQSQEQAGPQNAKEIEGVARWINLSEIEENDFNLNIARYVQKPLEEETITVEQALLDFKNKLAALEQAEQELEDLLIKEGFEI
- a CDS encoding type I restriction-modification system subunit M, whose amino-acid sequence is MNTLNKKKLEDLLWGAAEYLRGQIDASDYKQYIFPLLFYKRLSDVYLEEYNEALQIHEGDAEYAAMPMFHRFNIPIEARWQVVRNTTKNIGEAIQTALRLIESSNERLHGVFGDAQWTNKERLPDHLLADLIQHFSKIPLGINTVNQDDLGEAYEFLIKKFADDSGHTAAEFYTNRTVVHLMTRIMGLQPGETAYDPTCGTGGMLLNGVMELRNQNKEWRSVKLYGQEVNLLTSAISRMNMFLHDIEEFEVLRGDTLSEPKFIENDQLKQFDVIFANPPYSIKKWNRDKFAADPYGRNLYGVPPQGCADYAFYTHIIKSLNPKTGRAAMLWPHGVLFRDSEQAIRKQIIEADWIEAVIGLGPNLFYNSPMESCIVVLRRYKPADRQNKILFINGVEHVTRERAHSRLSDENLSVLTEAYFQPDKQPTIAALVAIEDIRANQHNLSIPLYVQNDSGHEAQDIEHAIEVWKISRVKLKKQTEALFKSLAELGYE
- a CDS encoding type II toxin-antitoxin system RelE family toxin — translated: MSYRLLLHKSVTKFLEKLNEKQRQDISDKLELLKDNPFPNQQLDIKIMQGYEGLYRLRVGQYRLIYQLEADKLLIFIVKAGNRGDIYKGT
- a CDS encoding restriction endonuclease subunit S; the encoded protein is MSNDKQLPEGWRMVKFGDMAKHISKRVEPSETDLNIYVGLEHLDPDSLRIKRHGVPSDVAGQKLLVKKGQIIFGKRRAYQRKLGVADWDCICSAHAMVLEANPKTVLPEFLPFYMQSDVFMNRAISISEGSLSPTIKWKILAIQNFLIPNLEYQENYVRIFKTRHNLYVEYESAIESGLRAINNILSYRKNSRWKSDKLGDLLEEVIDYRGKSPPKSDSGVPLITAKNIRHGYINEEPKEYIPESKYLLWMNRGMPMPGDILFTTEAPLGNIAFAPAYKFALGQRTVCLRPVLEKVSSKTLFWLLQTKLFKHKLSTRTTGTTAQGVKVKELLNLVIDYPPTIDQIKFSDCLEEINKTLELILIAQKSLPNIDQILEN